The genomic DNA ACGACCTGCACATCTAAATACATGTAAAACTGTTTCTCAGGTGCAGCACGTGCCCTGTATTCGCTACGTGGTTTGTTCCTTATTGTTGGTGCAACTAGCTTTTTTATAGGGCTTAAAGAGGGAGGAAACATGTTACATATCTGCGTtttgaaaatttcatttttaatgagccTAAGCTGGACAAGGTGGTTTAAGCTGTGTAAACCGCAGCTGTTCGCCAGCTGACCAGCCTCtccaccagtttgaccaccaactttgtccagctagagaccagctttgaccagccacaaACAAGATATGACCAACAAGAAGTGTCGAAAGCACAGCTTAAACCATCGTAAACCATCTTAGAATCACAGATGGTTTTAGctgggggaaggagagagagagagcgagagagagagagatttgagagagagagagagggagcgtaaGACGGGGGCGGTAAGTGGGTGGAGCGGTAGACTGTTGCCTGTAGACAGACTTTTTGACGGAGGACCCACTATCTTATCCAAAATGAGCCTTGAGCAGAAAATAAGATATGAAGAAATTgaaagcgtgtgtgtgactgaaagAGCGGGGAAGGAAATGGGGAACAAAGACATATATGCGACCCTCAAAATCGCAAAGGAAACTGATACCGATAGACTGTATTTGCTAAAAACGTCAATCAGCTTTCATCGAGGAATTGCAGTTGTTACTGGCACAGCTCACCGTCGGATAGGTCTAATTAATAAACCGATGAGAACGTTAATGGGCGTTGGTCGACCACGCTACTCATTTATCTTTTGCTATAATTATCATTTTGTAATTACCCTATTGAACCCCATTTTTAGCTCCTAATAAagatgtgatatatttttatgttttaaaatgttcaacaGTCCCCGAATTACAATTAGTCCTGCATACACCCGTGGCCTATATGGACCAAGTACAGTCTGCCTTTACCAAACGTCATAGGCAGTTGCGAGAGTAACTTACCGTCACATTACGGAGGGGTCCAGTTGTCAgtgttttgtcatttgtttaacGGCCTTATTACATATTTGGACGTTAATGgtaaataataacataaaatatcgTATAAAGGAAAGTGTTTGTTCCTTAAAACGAAAACCTAcggacaaaatttaaaatatgatttcGACCTTTTATCAATAGGAAATAATTAATATGCTGGTCAGTTTATCATACAATTGTTACTTCCCAGGAAATCAAAAATAACATATcgtcaaatgttttaaaaggtcATAGTGCCCTTGTAAAAGAACATTCTTTGTATATTGTCATAGAcattcttctttattttttatcaaaccATAAGACTATTGCCTGGCTCTTTTTCAGTCGTAATCGCCCTTGTAGCCCATATTGTTCTGCGTCCGCGACTTCGAAAACTTTTTGCAAGCTACATTATAAAAGTTATGCTGGAGAAGCTTTGTACATGACATGAAGTTGGGTGTGAGGCAAAGAAATACAGGTTCGCCaacaaataattgtatttgACATATCGCTATTTTAGTTATTATAAGAATGCGCTTTAATTAACATtagacaaataataataataacaataacaataataataataataataataataataataacaacaacaacaataataataataataattattattattattatcattattatcatcatcattatcttaAAATACGCATAAGTGGGTTTCCTTCACACcccatcacaaacacacacacacttacgcactcatgcacgcacgcacgcacgcacacacacacacacacacacacacacacacacacacacatttttgcatATTATAGGCCAGCTATGGGTATTCCCCACAGAGGTTTTGTGATATTTAGTGATCTTTGTGACAACATATGATTTAGTTTTGACGTCCAGTCAATGGATATATTGGTCCGCCAACGGAAGGGGTGTATTCAGTATtgcaacaaaatataaataaaaaacttgttttcaaTGTGTTGATGAATTAACTCGTGGGACTTTCTGTTGCATAGCGAACTGAAACTGCTGGACCTCTTTTCACATAATGAAAAAGTTGTATTTCTGTATACCATGTCATAATGAATGATTCAATATAATaggacaaaatgtaatttatcatCCAACCACAGCACAAAACCTCACACTGAGGATATggatttgaaaaggaaaaaaaagtattttcttcaATGTTCAATGTACGGTTTTATTTAGCCTATACCAAAAGCAACGCTATAAATTCTTAACTGAATGAATAAGTCGGTGATCTGGAACATTTCAGATAAGGTGGGTTAAATTCGTTCCTTTCGACATTAGTCCATCGTTTTTGCGGACTTAAACAGAGACGTAACATTACGATAATAAATGAACCGTATTTGCTTGTATTATACATGCCTATAACAGAATCAATTTATAGTGAGAAGAATTATATAGGTATCCCCATCTTGTTCAACATGAATATGTACCGGTCTGCTTCCTTGTCTTTCTCACGGTTTATCCCGCCCCAGAGTGACATCACGGAGCAGAAGAGCTTTGCTTCTCACAGGCTCCAGTAACAAAAACAGGCAACAGCTGAAAGCATTAGCTGTCACAAGAAGTACGTCAACCCTCCTCTGCACGCATGGAACACGGGCAGTCCGCTGAAATCTTCTAAAGCCCAATTTTTAATGGAGGGTGAATAGATTTTGTATTCCATAACATCTACATGACCGGCTatccaaattttaaaaaataagataataaaaaaaaaactgttgaaaagGGTTCTTGTGTTCCGCAGCTCCTCCTCAGCAGAGGTAAGTTCTTTCATGTGACTGAAAAGATCTTGATCATGCTGCCGAGTCCAGTTACTTCTACACCATTCTCTGTCAAAGATATACTAAACCTGGAGCAGCAGTCGTCTCTGCATCTGGAGTACCAGCACGCGCAGCTGCATCTGGATTTGGAGttgcaacagcagcagcaacatcaTCAAGCGCCTCCCACGTGCATGCTCGCTGCCGCAGAAAGTCCCAGCTTCTccgagggagaggagaaaatgtCCTACTTGAATTCATTGTCCATGCAGGATAGTCAAGACGAAGCCAATCTCTCCCCGGACATGTACGTCCAATCGGCGCTGGGACACACAACCGACCCTCAGTTAGAGGTCGCTATCGATGACCACAGATCCAGTGAGTGACAGATTcatacttatttttttcatgaaattattCTTAACTTCAATATATGCTCAATGTCTCCACTGATAATTTGCATTCCGCCCGTTGTACGAACTGCATTTAACGATGCCGCCTAAAAGATTCATATCGGCAAGTGATTTACACACCAGATGAACAGAAACATGCAGCAAAATAGTTTAGagactgttttatattttctttcgTGCATATCGTTATTTTACCCTTTCTGTCcacttctgtctttctgtcGTCAGAATGGTCTTATTTATCGTCTGTAATAGCATGTAAATCACCGTGAGCCTGTCGATGAAAAGTGtactctataaataaaatgaatgcattattaGTATGATTATTTTTTCACCGCATTGCCATTGTACCAAAGATCAATATTTGATTTTTTGgacatgtttattttcctcatttattataaatacattattgaAATGTGGGAGATGGGAGACTTCAAAATTCACATTCGATGAACTATGAATTTGGTTTTCATATTCATggataaatttaaaacatgaaGATACGAAGATACAATACCTAAGGGAGTTAAGGTATGGCATGTACAAAAGAACAATGTATTTAATGTGGTCTCAAGCTATATCGGTGAAATTTCAGTCTATAAATCTGATAaagaaatattgtttattttctataCTTGGCAACCCGTACTTTTATCCGCTTGGtattttttttcacgtattCCCATTATTTGCAAGCAAATATGTAGCTAACCGTTTTATTTGAAGAGTCAAGGTTACTCAGGTCTTAGTGTTTTCAAATAATATCCTGTTATGGAATTTTAATAATAGAATAATCTTCTGAGAGTTTTCTAACTACTAACAAGCTGTACtataagggtttttttttttgtaatgacgTATACTTCCTATGAACAGAAACACCATCTTCGCTGTATCTTTCACTTATTTTCCCTAATATCATGACCCTGCCCTATGATAACAAAAGCATATCATAAATCTCTCAAGGACATTGcaactataataataaataactgaaattattgTATATAGTTAAAATATAATACTTTACAAAACGTGAATATGTGAAAaattgaagaaagaaaaagtctggaaatgtgttttgacaGAATACACTTGGATTAAAAACTTGTTTCAATGTGCTGCATGGTTCAGATTTGCTCTAATCCTAATTTTATGATTTGGACCGAAAACACATTGACCGCTCTCTTGTTGGTCTACTAATTCCTTTGCAACTTTATTCTATGTCACAGAAAGCTGCAGGGCTGTCTCCAAGTCTCAGGAAAGCGAGGACGGTAGGCAATCGGACGTCGAGCGACCCCAGAAACAGCGAACCAGGCGCAAGCCCAGAGTTCTTTTCTCTCAGGCCCAGGTGTTCGAACTGGAGCGGCGATTCAAGCAGCAAAGATATTTGTCTGCGCCCGAGAGGGAACACTTAGCAAGCACTCTAAAGCTGACATCCACACAGGTCAAAATATGGTTCCAAAACCGAAGGTATAAGTGCAAACGGCAACGTCAAGATAAATCGCTGGAAATGGTCGGAAACACCCATCCGCCGCCGCCAAGAAGGGTGGCAGTGCCAGTTTTGGTTCGGGACGGCAAACCTTGCTTGGGAGGATCGCAGAACTTCAACACGCCTTATACGGTGGGGACGAACCCTTACAGCTACAACGGCTACCCAGCGTATGCATACAACGGCCCTGGGTATAATAACGGCTACAGTTGTACGTATTCTAGTattccttctctccctcaaaATACAGCGACTAACGCTTTCATGAACATGAACCTCGGCAACATAGCAAATATCGGCACTTCTCCACAGTCTCAAACACACCAAGGAACAACAGTCACCGCCTGTCAAGGAACGCTGCAGGGTATCCGTGCTTGGTAGCAATGATAATCTAAGGCAAAATAAACGAACATATTTCCCTAGAAGCAGCACCTTCCTGTTGTGACACCAACCGACAAGGAAATCTATGTTTGAAATGGCTGCTACATCCTGACAGTATtcctaaaaaataaatcaataaaaaaataaaacatgataaatTCAGGATATCACAATAAGAGGACTTCAGTAGCTTGGGACAATAGTAAAAGGTGGAAATCCAAATGTTTTATTCCTCTGACCAATAACTGTTAAAGGTATGTCATACCATTAATAACTAAAATATTACTGATGACAACCAAAATAATCAAAATCAAACAGAACAGTATTGTGGTACTcttctattttgtgttttccagatgaaaacagtgcatttaaatgtataaaccCAATTGGAGCATTGTGATCCACGGAAGTACGGCCAACTGACACCccctccaacaaaaaaaaattactaaacacacacacacacacacacacacagcggatTCTCCACAAACCTATGCTAGCACAGTGTTCGGGAACAGGTGCAGTCTACATTTTGATCAATTAAACGGAGCGGTGCGTATAGGGACATTACCGCATGTTTCTTAAAATTGTAatggatggggaaaaaaatttcatttataaagTGAAAAACTGACattgttttgttaatgttttagaAACTATCTTTGCATACAGTCATCAAGATAATTCAGAAATTTTGCATTTACAAGGACATTGCAATAAATACTGAAGCTGCGAGCAGCCTAATCCATTTTGAGTGGATTAAGAGAAAGTGGAAAGTCTCCATCTCCGGGCAATCATCTCAGTTATATTACTAACGACGTCATCctacatttgcatattttgctCAATAAGATCAAGCTGAAAATCCACGAACTACTCTTTCCCACATTTGTCTTTAGGAATTAAGTGCTTTCAAATTGAGGTCGCGTAGCCCATGTTTTACTGCACATGGATACAATTCGCATTTTCCTTCGTATAGCCGccattttactcattttaaaaacattgggGGATAAACTACtttgaataaaaacacatttaggcGTTGGTTACAGCGAATTATCTCTTTGTTAGCCTATCACCATTTACCAAAAAAGATCTTGCAGGATCCAGCTAAAGAGGGCAATCCATGAACACTCGAATGAATTGTCCGAATGCCAAACGGTGTGAAAAGAGGAAGTTATTCTACGTTGGCGAGCTTTGAGGACGCGATTTGGACCCTTAAATCCAC from Anguilla rostrata isolate EN2019 chromosome 18, ASM1855537v3, whole genome shotgun sequence includes the following:
- the nkx2.3 gene encoding homeobox protein Nkx-2.3 isoform X4 encodes the protein MEDILNLEQQSSLHLEYQHAQLHLDLELQQQQQHHQAPPTCMLAAAESPSFSEGEEKMSYLNSLSMQDSQDEANLSPDMYVQSALGHTTDPQLEVAIDDHRSKSCRAVSKSQESEDGRQSDVERPQKQRTRRKPRVLFSQAQVFELERRFKQQRYLSAPEREHLASTLKLTSTQVKIWFQNRRYKCKRQRQDKSLEMVGNTHPPPPRRVAVPVLVRDGKPCLGGSQNFNTPYTVGTNPYSYNGYPAYAYNGPGYNNGYSCTYSSIPSLPQNTATNAFMNMNLGNIANIGTSPQSQTHQGTTVTACQGTLQGIRAW
- the nkx2.3 gene encoding homeobox protein Nkx-2.3 isoform X3, translated to MLPSPVTSTPFSVKDILNLEQQSSLHLEYQHAQLHLDLELQQQQQHHQAPPTCMLAAAESPSFSEGEEKMSYLNSLSMQDSQDEANLSPDMYVQSALGHTTDPQLEVAIDDHRSKSCRAVSKSQESEDGRQSDVERPQKQRTRRKPRVLFSQAQVFELERRFKQQRYLSAPEREHLASTLKLTSTQVKIWFQNRRYKCKRQRQDKSLEMVGNTHPPPPRRVAVPVLVRDGKPCLGGSQNFNTPYTVGTNPYSYNGYPAYAYNGPGYNNGYSCTYSSIPSLPQNTATNAFMNMNLGNIANIGTSPQSQTHQGTTVTACQGTLQGIRAW
- the nkx2.3 gene encoding homeobox protein Nkx-2.3 isoform X5 — protein: MLAAAESPSFSEGEEKMSYLNSLSMQDSQDEANLSPDMYVQSALGHTTDPQLEVAIDDHRSKSCRAVSKSQESEDGRQSDVERPQKQRTRRKPRVLFSQAQVFELERRFKQQRYLSAPEREHLASTLKLTSTQVKIWFQNRRYKCKRQRQDKSLEMVGNTHPPPPRRVAVPVLVRDGKPCLGGSQNFNTPYTVGTNPYSYNGYPAYAYNGPGYNNGYSCTYSSIPSLPQNTATNAFMNMNLGNIANIGTSPQSQTHQGTTVTACQGTLQGIRAW
- the nkx2.3 gene encoding homeobox protein Nkx-2.3 isoform X1, encoding MLWFKSVPTGKAVTRHWISTKPHTEDMDLKRKKKVTSRSRRALLLTGSSNKNRQQLKALAVTRNILNLEQQSSLHLEYQHAQLHLDLELQQQQQHHQAPPTCMLAAAESPSFSEGEEKMSYLNSLSMQDSQDEANLSPDMYVQSALGHTTDPQLEVAIDDHRSKSCRAVSKSQESEDGRQSDVERPQKQRTRRKPRVLFSQAQVFELERRFKQQRYLSAPEREHLASTLKLTSTQVKIWFQNRRYKCKRQRQDKSLEMVGNTHPPPPRRVAVPVLVRDGKPCLGGSQNFNTPYTVGTNPYSYNGYPAYAYNGPGYNNGYSCTYSSIPSLPQNTATNAFMNMNLGNIANIGTSPQSQTHQGTTVTACQGTLQGIRAW
- the nkx2.3 gene encoding homeobox protein Nkx-2.3 isoform X2, yielding MLWFKSVPTGKAVTRHWIRVTSRSRRALLLTGSSNKNRQQLKALAVTRNILNLEQQSSLHLEYQHAQLHLDLELQQQQQHHQAPPTCMLAAAESPSFSEGEEKMSYLNSLSMQDSQDEANLSPDMYVQSALGHTTDPQLEVAIDDHRSKSCRAVSKSQESEDGRQSDVERPQKQRTRRKPRVLFSQAQVFELERRFKQQRYLSAPEREHLASTLKLTSTQVKIWFQNRRYKCKRQRQDKSLEMVGNTHPPPPRRVAVPVLVRDGKPCLGGSQNFNTPYTVGTNPYSYNGYPAYAYNGPGYNNGYSCTYSSIPSLPQNTATNAFMNMNLGNIANIGTSPQSQTHQGTTVTACQGTLQGIRAW